Proteins found in one Coleofasciculaceae cyanobacterium genomic segment:
- a CDS encoding MOSC N-terminal beta barrel domain-containing protein encodes MTSEIMPRVCQILIYPIKSLDGVGCDRVTILESGAIKGDRTWAIFAQDGNFVNGKRNQKIHALRSQFDLEAETLFLQIQGQDKLAKFNLIEDREALSNWLSEYFGFAVEMRQNLNLGFPDDTVSPGATIVSTATLSAIANWYPELNTADIRRRFRANIEIDGVPAFWEDRLFTTSKQTVKFKVGDVEFMGVNPCQRCIVVTRDPQTGNAYPKFQKTFIEQRKKTLPEWTERSRFNHFFRLAVNTRLSPTEAGKVIEIGDKVIINSPI; translated from the coding sequence ATGACCAGTGAAATTATGCCTCGCGTTTGTCAAATATTGATTTATCCAATTAAATCTTTAGATGGAGTCGGCTGCGATCGCGTAACTATTTTAGAATCAGGCGCAATAAAGGGCGATCGCACTTGGGCAATTTTCGCTCAAGACGGCAATTTTGTTAATGGCAAGCGCAATCAAAAGATCCACGCTTTGCGATCGCAATTTGATTTAGAAGCTGAAACCCTTTTCCTACAGATACAGGGACAAGATAAACTAGCGAAATTTAATTTAATCGAAGATCGAGAAGCATTGTCTAATTGGCTGAGCGAATACTTTGGTTTTGCTGTTGAAATGAGACAGAATCTAAATCTGGGGTTTCCTGATGATACGGTTTCGCCTGGAGCAACTATCGTCAGTACTGCAACTTTATCGGCGATCGCCAATTGGTATCCAGAGTTAAACACGGCAGATATTCGTCGGCGTTTTCGTGCCAATATTGAGATTGATGGTGTACCTGCTTTCTGGGAAGATCGATTGTTCACCACTTCAAAACAAACGGTCAAATTTAAAGTTGGTGACGTAGAATTTATGGGAGTTAATCCCTGTCAACGCTGTATTGTTGTCACTCGCGATCCGCAAACAGGAAATGCTTATCCTAAGTTCCAAAAAACCTTTATCGAGCAAAGAAAAAAAACTCTGCCCGAATGGACAGAGCGATCGCGTTTTAATCACTTTTTTCGATTAGCTGTGAATACCAGGTTGTCTCCCACTGAGGCTGGAAAGGTAATCGAGATTGGTGACAAAGTAATAATTAATTCACCAATCTAG
- a CDS encoding LL-diaminopimelate aminotransferase, with protein MQFAKRLQNLDHNVFADMDRAKTQAKKLGQEIIDLSLGSSDLPVAKPTIKTIEIALQDPNTHGYLLHAGTKDFRVAVANWYTSRFGIPVDPETEVLQLIGSQEGTAHLPLAILNPGETALLLDPGYPSHAGGVYLAGGAIYPMPLLAQNNFLPVFEDIPAAVLAKSKMMVLSYPHNPTTAIAPLTFFEQAVNFCQQHNLVLVHDFPYIDLVFNDNADTNRNLASSILQADPQKKLSIEFFTLSKSYNMGGFRIGYAIGNSSLIQALRQIKAVVDFNQYRGILDGAIAALSGSQESVIETVNTFRHRRDVFVQALNKIGWQVPSPPATMYIWAKLPEPWQNSSVDFCTKLVAQTGVAASPGAGFGKSGEGYVRFALVKDPQTLSQAACKIQRFLVNN; from the coding sequence ATGCAGTTTGCCAAACGGTTACAAAATCTAGATCACAATGTATTTGCCGACATGGATCGAGCCAAAACTCAGGCGAAAAAATTAGGTCAAGAAATTATCGACCTATCTTTGGGTTCATCAGATCTACCTGTAGCTAAGCCAACCATCAAGACAATAGAAATTGCTTTACAAGATCCTAACACCCACGGTTATTTACTTCATGCTGGAACCAAAGATTTTCGTGTTGCCGTAGCCAACTGGTATACCAGTAGATTTGGCATTCCCGTAGATCCTGAAACTGAAGTGTTACAGCTAATTGGTTCTCAAGAAGGTACGGCTCATTTACCTCTGGCAATACTTAACCCTGGCGAGACAGCTTTACTATTAGATCCTGGTTATCCTTCTCATGCAGGAGGGGTTTATCTCGCAGGAGGAGCAATTTATCCCATGCCTCTGTTAGCCCAAAATAATTTCTTGCCCGTATTTGAAGATATTCCTGCTGCTGTTTTAGCTAAGTCTAAAATGATGGTGCTAAGCTATCCTCATAACCCCACCACAGCGATCGCGCCTTTAACTTTCTTTGAGCAGGCGGTAAACTTTTGCCAGCAGCACAATCTAGTTCTGGTTCATGATTTTCCTTATATAGATCTAGTGTTTAATGACAATGCAGACACTAACCGTAATCTGGCTTCTTCAATTCTTCAAGCCGATCCTCAAAAAAAACTCAGCATTGAATTTTTCACTCTATCTAAATCTTATAATATGGGTGGTTTTCGCATCGGTTATGCCATCGGCAATAGCTCTTTAATCCAAGCTTTAAGACAAATCAAAGCCGTAGTCGATTTTAATCAATATCGGGGCATTTTAGATGGTGCGATCGCAGCTTTGTCTGGTTCACAAGAATCGGTTATCGAAACCGTTAATACTTTTAGGCATCGCCGAGATGTTTTTGTTCAAGCTCTTAATAAAATTGGGTGGCAAGTACCTTCACCCCCAGCCACAATGTATATTTGGGCAAAACTTCCCGAACCCTGGCAAAATAGCTCGGTTGATTTTTGTACAAAACTAGTAGCTCAAACTGGCGTCGCTGCTTCTCCTGGTGCAGGATTTGGCAAATCTGGAGAAGGATATGTTCGCTTTGCCTTAGTCAAAGATCCCCAAACCCTAAGCCAAGCAGCCTGCAAAATTCAACGATTTTTAGTTAATAATTAG
- a CDS encoding DNA polymerase III subunit gamma/tau, producing the protein MAYEPLHHKYRPQTFGDLVGQETIALTLSNALKQAKIAPAYLFTGPRGTGKTSSARILAKSLNCLSSSKPTPHPCGRCEVCLAIAKSSALDVMEIDAASNTGVDNIREIIERSRFAPVQCRYKIYTIDECHMLSTAAFNALLKTLEEPPPQVVFILATTDPQRVLSTIISRCQRFDYRRIPLADMTAHLRLIADAEKIAIADDALTLIAQIANGGLRDAESLLDQLSLLPETISVSRVWDLVGAVPEQDLFKLLQAINDNDSLAVLQQCRSLLDRGREPLVVLQNLASFYLNLLIAKTAPQRLDLTAVTETCWQQLCIEAANWDTASILRGQQQLRDAETQLKHTTQPRLWLEVTLLGLLPEVNTGIANQPVKVVNPVATPNNLKSTANAESTQKINQQHNVSVNVATPELIVAETPFAPQRLLESAALVEGHERHSAEQNAEQNNATNIKAALGNTTPVTSVPASESLAEIPPNSQQDPVANQEIWSKVVSCLQPPTTQALLKQQCHLVSFDGSSAIVGISSAKLQKLNQGKVPNIEAAFAKVCQRKIKVQLEVANLKDTLTKNMASTRNFAAEMPKPTPNISPTSPPTNKLTTSESKAVESQFKSNSLPTQDRVAPKFGSNLDPVNSSTKNNILEPNSNIAKVRVIGQSTSVITSTILPENNLTVSQATGESVSQDYADNDLQQAIDNLTQSFEGEVVQLDNIAEESLEASERLEQSEASFSSLYVDEEDDDEEW; encoded by the coding sequence ATGGCTTACGAACCTCTTCATCATAAATATCGACCACAAACTTTTGGCGATTTAGTTGGTCAAGAAACAATCGCCTTGACCCTCAGCAATGCCCTAAAACAAGCAAAAATCGCTCCTGCTTATTTATTTACTGGGCCAAGAGGAACGGGAAAAACCTCGAGTGCCAGAATTTTAGCAAAATCTCTCAATTGTTTGTCCAGCAGTAAGCCTACTCCTCATCCCTGTGGTCGATGTGAGGTCTGCTTAGCGATCGCTAAAAGTTCCGCATTAGACGTGATGGAAATTGATGCTGCTAGCAACACGGGGGTAGACAATATTCGAGAAATAATCGAGCGATCGCGGTTTGCCCCAGTTCAATGTCGCTACAAGATCTATACGATCGACGAGTGCCATATGCTTAGTACGGCAGCGTTTAATGCTTTACTTAAGACTTTAGAAGAACCACCACCACAAGTTGTCTTTATTTTAGCAACGACAGATCCTCAGCGAGTCCTTTCGACAATTATTTCTCGTTGTCAGCGGTTTGACTATCGACGTATTCCCCTAGCCGATATGACTGCTCATTTGCGACTTATTGCCGATGCGGAGAAGATTGCGATCGCCGATGATGCTTTAACTCTAATTGCTCAAATTGCTAACGGTGGTTTGCGAGATGCCGAAAGTTTATTGGATCAGTTGAGCTTATTGCCTGAAACAATTTCTGTATCTAGGGTATGGGATTTGGTAGGTGCAGTACCAGAGCAAGATTTATTCAAGCTACTTCAAGCAATAAATGACAATGATTCTCTAGCAGTTTTACAACAGTGCCGTAGTCTTCTCGATCGAGGCAGAGAGCCTCTAGTTGTGTTGCAGAATTTGGCTAGTTTCTATCTTAATTTACTGATTGCTAAAACCGCCCCTCAGCGTCTCGATTTAACCGCTGTTACCGAAACCTGCTGGCAACAATTGTGTATCGAAGCAGCTAACTGGGACACTGCTTCAATTTTGCGCGGACAACAACAGCTAAGAGATGCAGAAACTCAACTAAAGCATACTACTCAACCTCGTCTTTGGTTGGAAGTAACTTTATTAGGATTATTGCCTGAGGTAAATACGGGGATTGCTAACCAACCTGTAAAGGTAGTAAATCCAGTAGCTACTCCTAACAACCTTAAATCAACCGCGAATGCTGAGTCAACTCAAAAAATCAACCAGCAGCATAATGTTTCAGTAAACGTTGCTACACCTGAGCTAATTGTCGCCGAAACACCCTTTGCACCTCAGCGGCTACTTGAGTCTGCAGCGTTAGTCGAAGGACATGAGCGACATAGTGCCGAGCAAAATGCTGAGCAAAATAACGCCACAAATATCAAAGCTGCTTTAGGAAATACTACGCCAGTCACATCTGTTCCAGCTTCTGAGTCATTGGCTGAGATTCCGCCTAACTCACAGCAAGATCCTGTTGCTAATCAAGAGATATGGAGTAAGGTTGTTAGCTGTTTGCAACCCCCGACAACTCAAGCATTGTTAAAGCAGCAGTGTCACTTGGTTAGCTTTGATGGATCGAGCGCGATCGTTGGTATTAGTTCTGCCAAGCTACAAAAACTTAATCAAGGGAAAGTTCCTAACATTGAAGCTGCATTTGCTAAAGTATGTCAACGCAAAATTAAAGTTCAGTTGGAAGTCGCTAATCTCAAAGATACTTTAACCAAAAATATGGCATCTACCAGGAATTTTGCTGCTGAGATGCCAAAACCTACACCAAATATAAGTCCTACTTCGCCGCCAACCAACAAACTTACAACATCTGAATCCAAAGCAGTCGAATCTCAGTTTAAATCAAATAGCCTGCCAACCCAAGATCGAGTCGCGCCAAAATTTGGCTCAAATCTAGATCCAGTCAACTCTTCTACCAAAAACAACATTCTTGAGCCCAATAGCAACATAGCCAAAGTTAGAGTTATTGGGCAAAGCACTTCCGTCATAACGTCGACAATCCTACCTGAAAACAACCTTACCGTTTCTCAAGCAACTGGTGAATCGGTCAGCCAAGATTACGCCGATAATGACTTACAACAAGCTATAGATAATTTGACCCAAAGTTTTGAAGGAGAGGTAGTTCAGTTAGACAACATTGCCGAAGAATCTCTCGAAGCGTCTGAAAGGTTGGAACAGTCAGAGGCAAGTTTTTCTAGCCTATATGTAGATGAAGAAGATGATGATGAAGAATGGTAA